GCGCACGAACTCCACGGGAGCACTCGACGATCCATTCGATGATCCGCTGTACGGCGACACACCGTCGCCGGAAGAACTTCGCGAGATGGTCGAGGGCAGCTTCCGCAGCGTTGCCATGACATTCCGGTTCAACAGCGACTATGCCGAGATCGCCTCGGTCGTCACCGGCGATCTCTACAACGAGCTAGGTGGTGACGGCGTGCGCGCCGACGTCCCGGAAACCACGGCGCTGCTGTTCGGTTCCAGCAATCTCGACACCTACGTGAACGAGCAGTGGGACACCCTGCTCGGATCGTCTCCACAGGATCTGGCGATGCTCCAGGGTATGGCGGCGGCTGCCGGGCTGAGACTGCCGGAAGACGTGGGAACCATGCTCGGCACCAACTTCGTGTTCGCCGTCGACAGCGAGCGGATGGATCTGGAGTCGATGATCGAGCGCGACGACTTCTCGTCGCTCGACTTCGGCGTGCAGGTCAGAACCGAGCCCGATGCATTCGATGAGACGTGGCAGCGGCTGCGCGTCGCGGCCGAATGGGCTGCGGTGCCTCTGGACGAGGTGCCGTTGGTACCCACCGACGACGGGTACGTGATCGCCTCCAACGACGGTTACTCGTCCGCGTTGATCGACGGGGGGACACTCGGCGACAGCGACGTCTACACGAAGGCCGTCAAAGACGCCGACAGCGCCGATGCGGTGTTCTTCCTGCACGTCGACGCCGTCAAGGATTCACTCCTGACGATGATGGCCGGCTCCGGCGCGGACGAGGACCTGGTGCGCTCGGTCGAGCTGATCGACGCGATCGGTTATTCCACCCGCATCCAGGACGGCTATACCGAGGCCACCGTGCGGATCACCGTCGGCTGATCGCTGTTCCCAAAGTGGCGAGTTCTCTCGCACCAGACACCCAAGGAGATCTCCCGGATGAGCCAGCCGCGCGTGCTCGTCGTACAGAACACACCTGCCGGCGGCCCACGGCGCCTCGGCGACTGGCTGCGTGACGAAGGCCTGACGGTAGACGTCGTGCCAGCCTTTGACGGCACATCGGTACCCGGGACGCTGAAGAAGCACGACGCGCTTGTTGTGCTCGGCGGCGGGTACATGCCCGACGACGACCACCGTGCGCCCTGGCTCGCGCAAACCCGCTCCCTAGCTGTGCAGGCGCTCGAACAGGGCCGGCCGATGCTGGGTATTTGCCTGGGCGGACAGCTGCTGGCGCAGGTCGCCGGCGGCCAGGTCCAAGCTGACGCGGGAAGACCGGAGCACGGCAGCACCCAGATCCGCCTGCGGGCCGAGGCACGCGACGACGCCTTGTTCCGTGACCTGCCCACGATCGTTCCCGCCATCGAGCATCACGTCGACGCCATCACCGAGTTGCCTCCGGGCGCGGTCTGGCTGGCGTCCACCGAACGTTGTCCCTATCAGGCGTTCCGGCTGGGTGACACGGCTTGGGGAGTGCAGTTCCATCCCGAGGTCGCCCCTGACCGGATTCTGGAGTGGGACGCCGATCGGCTACGACAACACGGCTTCAACCAGGAGCGGCTGCATCAGCAGGCCGTCGCCGACGACCACCTTGCGGCCCGAACCTGGCGCGAGGTGACGCGCAGATTCGCCGAGGTGGTGAACCAGTCCGCCCGCGGTTGAGAGTTCACCCCCACGGATGGCCGCCGCAGGCTCTCAGCTCGCCCGGCCGTCTCGCGGGCCGAACGCCTCGAGGTCATCGGCCAGTAG
This genomic stretch from Phytoactinopolyspora mesophila harbors:
- a CDS encoding type 1 glutamine amidotransferase, with protein sequence MSQPRVLVVQNTPAGGPRRLGDWLRDEGLTVDVVPAFDGTSVPGTLKKHDALVVLGGGYMPDDDHRAPWLAQTRSLAVQALEQGRPMLGICLGGQLLAQVAGGQVQADAGRPEHGSTQIRLRAEARDDALFRDLPTIVPAIEHHVDAITELPPGAVWLASTERCPYQAFRLGDTAWGVQFHPEVAPDRILEWDADRLRQHGFNQERLHQQAVADDHLAARTWREVTRRFAEVVNQSARG